Within Felis catus isolate Fca126 chromosome A1, F.catus_Fca126_mat1.0, whole genome shotgun sequence, the genomic segment TACAAAATGTGTATGGTGTTCTTATATTTCACCTATTCTAGTATGCATGTGACTAGATCCATACTTTCTAGAAAATGCTTCTGTTAAATAATTTAGTGAGTCACTGTTAAATCTGCTATAGTAATAAATTGATGCCTCTTGGCTATTTTTGTCTAAATTAAGCCACCAAGGTAGCAACTACCTAGGACTCTTGTTCTGCaagaacaataaatattaaatgtgtcaaaataaaataataaaatttaaaataataaaatgaaataaaaaataaaataaaataaaataaaataaaataaaataaaaggcttcccTCGTATATCAGGCCTTTAGAGAGTTTTTTTCTCAGCAGGGTCAACTAGCCTTTAAGTTTTTCTACCTGTTGCTGGCTCCAGCAGCGGCTTCTGAGCCTGGTATACTATGACTCTTTGTATTCactcttctttccagttttcaaAGCAGCAATTTGCCCtgtgatttcagttttctcatggATCTGAGAAGAGTtgttaaattttagtttattcaGCTTTTCTTCTTGTGAAGACAGGATGACTTCCAAACTCCATTGTATCTATTTTAACATGtaatatgttaatattaatattatattaattatatatttttatttatatatattaatatttaacatgtaatattttttttaacgttcatttatttttcggacagagagagacagagcatgaacaggggaggggcagagagagagggagacacagaatcggaaacaggctccaggctctgagccatcatcagcccagagcccgacgcggggctcgaactcccggaccgcgagatcgtgacctggctgaagtcggacgcttaaccgactgcgccacccaggcgccccaacatgtaacattttaaagtaatatgaTAATAGAAATAATTTCTCCCCATGTGTGAATGAATAAACTAGTGTGAATAAATAAACTCCTGAAGGCAGGACCTGCACATAACCTCCCTGGATTGACTAAGTGAACCAGAGAAAAGGAGGTGGAAAATTGAGGAAGGCATTTAGTGACTCATGTTTGTAGTTTTTGATGGGCATTGTGCAcgtgttgcggggggggggggggggggggagggggggggctgaGTGAGgggttattttaaagttttaagtaaCTTTCATAAAGGGTAGGGGGAACACCGGCTTGCTCAGGTGAAAAAAAAACGGAACTCTAACCACTGGACCATTCGGCAAACAAAGCGGCCACAAGACCAGAGAAAGTTAAATTGTCAGAGACTTCTTCCAACTGGCTCTCTCCAGTCCATTCATGCACTTCATCCTGTGCTCCTCCAGAGACTCAGCTCCAATCCTTGCAGCCCAGCTTCTGGACTGTCTCTGGAGCAGAGACTGCAAGTGTCTTGATTccacccagcccctccttcctcctggagGGTGTCCTTACCCAGAGGTGTGTGGGAGGGGCCAGACAGTGGTCACCCTCCACTGAGATTGAcaataaattttgaatattttaaatattatttaatatttaaatataatagtaTTCACTTCTATAATGTATATGGTATCTTCTATAATTAATAAGTTCCTGATAGAGAAAACAGTTACTGATATGGTGAAAATTGACACTTCGTTCAAAATACAGAAAGCTGGGGCCCAGAGCTCCctgggcctcaatttctccaGGTTTAAATAGAGAGAAACGCCCAATGCTATCTGAGGTGTTCCACtggcagaagaaacaaaattccagccaattgaagaaacaaaagatcTCTGTTCCCATACCGGGAGTCGAACCCGGGCCGCCTGGGTGAAAACCAGGTATCCTAACCGCTAGACCATATGGGAGTCAGCACCAACCTGCCTCTCATCTTGTATACATCACTTCTATCAATTTGTCATGTGCACCCCCACACGATAGCGGCGCACTACCGGCCTCGCTCCGCCCATGGAGATTCACTCTGACTGCAGCTCCACCAGCCCCAGTTTCAAGACCCCTTTCTCAAGACTCGGCCTGGGTGGGAACATCCGGGCCTCCTCAGGGGCGGGAACTCCTGGTCCCGGAAATCTAAAGGACTAGAGCTAGGGCAGATTGCCGGGCGTTTCCGTCTTCACAGTCCGCGTTTGCAGGCACACCTGAAGCCCAACTCCAAACAATAAACGGTCATTTACTGACATCTAAAATAAAGGACCCCTTCTAGGACCGGAGTTCCACGTTAATATCTTTTCCGTGAAAAGCAAAAACGGATTGTGGTATCTTATTTTAGCTTCTTCGTTGGTAGCAGCCGTATTTTGTTCTGAAATTTCTCTACTTTTGAGTGCTTCCAGTAGGCTTTTCACGGACAGTTTAAGCTCAaagtggcaaaaacaaaaacaaaacaaacattctcCCCAATCCAATCACAAATCTGACCACTGCGATTAAAGTATATGTGAAAGGCTCAAGGATTATTAACTGACAGTAAGATCAATGAAACAATGGAAGTCCAAAATATGGTAGGGGTACACACTGGGATTAAGTGAACGAATAAAAGGTGGCATCTCAAAGCAGTAGGCGTGGATTAATcaacataatgtatatatgtatgtagacCTATGGTAGAAAAGACAAATTGCAAGATTCACTCCGTACCTCAACTGAAACTGGAGAATTCCTTTATCACATCAATTACAACCCCAAGTCCAGAAATCATAAAACAGCTGATTGATCAATTCAACTCTACTAAGAAAactgactaaaaagaaaaatacaagagcTGCGTGATGGTTACTACAGCTTTCACCTTAGTTATTCATTAAGCTAGTCAATTATTTTGTGcagtttaatttgttttattttataataaaggctttaaaaaaacaccatatggaaagttaaaagacaaattgggaaaaatatttatatttcgtATATGAACAAAGGATTAATTTTCCCCAAACATAAAGATTACCTCCTGGAAACTGCTAAAAATACCAACAACCCAGCAGGAAAATGAAGCATGGACACAGTTCCCATCACAGGAAATACAACTGgaccttcaaaaattaaaagagggtTGGTCTCACTCCTGTAAAGATAgaggaggtttttaaaaatctgaaaggtCTTTTCCTGGAGTTCCCTTCCTAGAGTTCCCTTGAAAATCTAAGTCAAACCTTTTTTACTTTCTGGCTTAAAACCTGTCAAGGACTGCCTATCTACTcaggtgtttgtgttttttattgaCATGGAATCATGCTGTCCTGATCTGTTAtccatgtttggttttttttcctatatcaAAATCAGTTTTGAGAATCTAGTGAAACTGAAGCACCTATTTTTTGCCCTTCCCTGCCACTAGCTGGATAGTATTGCATCTTGTAAAGAAACTGCAGCTGATATATCCACGAGGATGTTCTGGTTATTTACTAATATGAACTAACCTAACAACTTTGCCCTCTGCCCCACATGACTGTGTCCTAGGAGAATACAAGCCTAGAAGTGGTTTCACAGTAGTGACTTTCAACATTACTCAGTTTGCCTCTTCAAACTTTCACATCTAACAAAGCTGAAAACATGCAAACCAGAGAAATTTTAAGTAGTAGGGATTAGCTGGGAATAGGGGCAGGGGCAATCTGTGAAGGAGGAAGGCCTGAGATAAGGTAGCCAGCCACATGAAGGAACAGCTGCGCTCACTCCTCTGTCTCTGGTCACAGGTCAAGCAGACTCAGGCTCCAGCTGCTTGAGTTTTTCCTGGAGCCCCCGGAGCTGGCTTCGACCCCAGTCAATGCGGATCTGAAGGGTGGCCATGTCTGCAGCCAGCTGCAGGCCTAAATGAAGAGATACGATTGTCACCATGGTATCTGTGATGTGACACATGACTTAGGGGACATCCCCAGGGACTGGAAAGGCTCCAGAACTCTGGCCTCCATGCTATTCCTAAAATATTCCAGGAAGAGCCTTGCATTGGCTACTTCAGAACTTCACTAGACACACAAAATTCTACCTCTTCAACAGACCTCCTTGACCCCCTTACTATCACCCATCAAGAACTAAAAATTCACAGATCATAACACTGTTGCAtgccctcatttccttccttctttctttcattatcacAGTACTTCACTGTTCTCTCCTCTATCTGTATTCTCTGCCTCCAAGAGTGCTCCACATCCTGGATCCACATCGAGGTGGCTTTTGCCTGACGCCTCTATTGAGTCATCTGGGTCCTCCATGCTGCCTAGTCCACTGGCCAGTTCAGTCTTCAGCCTACCTGCCTAACAGCAGAGCTGGCCATGCATCTGATCACCTCTCTCCAGGAagcactttctcttcttttcttctggggTCCCTTACCCTCTGGGTGATGCTCCTGCCTCACCACTGcttctcagtctcctcatctggtTTCTCCCCTATCTCTTCCCATCTCCTCTCCACACTCCAAGGCCCTCTGCTGATCTCAGCTTTAATGCCGTGTGTCAGCAGCTTGAGAATTTAAACACCAGTGTCATGCAGTGGGCTCCCAAATCACTCTTTCAAGGCCAGGTCTCTTCCAGACTCCAGACTGCATGTGCCCAGACACCTGATCAAAGTCTCCACCACCCAGCACTGGGAACATACTCACACCCAACTCCTGACTTTACCCttggctgcaactctgcagcccTCTCACAACAGGTGAGGGCAGCTTCAGTTCCCCAGGTGGTCTGGCTCAGGTGGAATCCCCAGGTGGAATCTAGGGGCTCATTCTTCACTCCTTTCCTTACTCTCAAATTGATCTATCAGCAAATCCTATGGCTTTTACTCTCAAAACATACAGGTTCCCACCACTTACCCCCTCCTTCACAGCCTTCACCTGTATCTCAAGCATGGCTGCTCCCTGGCACCTGCTTCCTCCCtttgctcttgtcttttcccaccCAGTACCCACAACTTTCCTACCACTCTGTGGGTCCAGTGCACCTCCCTCTGTTCAGAGCCAAAGTCCTCATCAGGGTCTACACAGCCTCAAATCACCTGGCCCAGCccccctctgacctcagctcctGGCATTACCCCCTGCATTAATTCCACTCCAACCTATTGGCTTCCTCTCTGCCATCTCAAACACCATCTCATCTCAAAGCATTTGCCCTGGCTAATACTTCTGCCAACAACACTAATCCCCCAGATCATCCAGAAAGTTCTCTCCATCTCTTCAGAGAAGCCTTTCCAGACCACCCTTCATAAAATAACTCCTCTAGCCCACTCCTGTCCAACTCCATCCACTGTACCCTATCTTATTTTTTCATAACAATCCCCTACCTGGTATTATGTATAGGGCTTACTTATTTACttgcatgttctctttctcccctcaaCAGAATAAACATTCCATGAGGGGTGTTTATCCCTTTTGTTtcctgctgtatccccagcacctagcatggGCCTGGAACACTACCAACAGCCCgtaaatgctttttgaaaaaacagCAGGTGTACAACAAAAGTCTGCTGGAGAAAACCTGGAAAATCCTTTGCAGATTAAGCCCAGCTGTGGCATGGCATTAGTGCTCAAGTCCTTCCAGGAGATAGAGGATCCACTCACCCTCCCGGAAGCTGGCTTGGGCCTGCCGTAGACTGTGAGGAACCAGGATTCCAAACCAGTTCAGAGGGTCCCGGAGGGCTGGGAAGGACTCTGGCTCTGGGGTTCTGGTGAGACCCTTGCGTCTTCGCAAAGCTGGGTAAAGAAAGACTGGAGGTTGGGGGTTTCATTAAGTATTCCTTGTCTTCTCAGTGACAATGTTGAACTTGATCTGAGCTCATGATCCTGACAAACACCGATGGTTGGAAAATTCCCCCAACCATTTATGTTCCAGAAAGCAGCTTACCATAAAGAACAACCCTTCCCTTTGTGACTCAGATGAGAGGCCCTGACCACTCTTTCTCAAGACTCTCATAACATCAGCAAATGACTCCCTTGTTAACCTGTGACAGAACCACACACTGACTTTTCTCATTTGCCTGAACATGCTGAAAGGCCAGACAGAACCTCCAACTCCCCATTCCTCTCATAAGTGACTGCGATTAGAATTTTGTCCCTCTAAGGTAGTTAGACATATAAACATTTTCTGTCCAACTGACTGAAACCTACCCTGATTGCAAAACTATCACAACTGTAAAGGACCTTATCTAAAACTTGTCTACCCTGCTGAGACATTCTGATCCTCCAATCTGGGCCGCTCTCTCCATCGCAACACCCTTAATAAAATCATCTCCTCAATTATCctgtacattttgtttttgacatcGGGAGGGCGCCCAGGCGGGAagaagcgggggagggagggggacccACCTGCCTCTCGGGGCCCCACCTCCTCTGGAGTCTGGGCGCTGGCTCTCACCAGCCAGAACCTCTGGAGTCCGTCCTGGGCCTCGCTGAAGAACGAGAAGGTAGGATCGACATTTGGAGGCCCCAGCCTGGACCCCTGCCCGCCCACCCGCTCCAGCATGCACAGCTCCTCACCTGGTGTAGACGCAGACCTGGGGCTCCATGAGGGAGGCATACTGCAGGGGACCTACCGATTTGGCACCCATAGAGTAGCGAGCTTTGGAAAGCGAGAGCCAGCCCTGAGATGAGAGGAGAGCGGTGAAACTCAGTTTACCTCCGCATGCCCTctcgccctccctccccagcctcccacctcctccacccGAGCGTTCAGTGCCGCCCGTTTCGCCTCCAGTTCTTCCAGGTCCTGGAACAGCTGCAGAAGCAGCGAGTCCAACTCCGCTCGTAGGTCCGGCGCAGCCATGGGCCCAAGGAACTGAGGTCTGGAACCAGCCTCTTCCCAGGTCGTCCAATCGCCGTTCGCCATGCCGGCATGACAGCCAATAGGCCCCGGAGACCCACCTTCAAGGGGCGTTCCCAGACGTGGGCCTAGTCTCCCGATGTTTAGAGGTAGCAGGGTAGTCGCTTCTAAAGGCAAGCGCGCCTTGAGCAGCGGCACAAAACTGATTAGTCGGTTTCTCTGAAGTAGGCCAGCCTACCAAACAGTCGGCTAGAATTATGGGTAGTTCTGAGTTCCTTCTGGCGATGGCTGCATTTTAAAAGTAGGGCTATAGTTGTGGCGATGGACGAGGCAGCCATTTTAAGGGAGGAGGGGTTTCAAATTCCCGGAACCCGGAGGCGAGCCTCTGGTCTACCGCTGTGCTGCTTTTATAGTTGCTGGGTCATTTAAGGCCGCCAGTTATGAATATTTTAGCAGTTCGTCATCTTAAAATTGGGCATCCTGCACAGCAGTGACAAGTAGCGAAGCCACACACTGACATCTTTATTAACTGCTATCCTATGGGACAACACTTTGACGCCAGCCTATTGGCTGCTCCAGTGAGCATGCGCTTCCAGACTGGCCAATCGCCTTGCGACTTCCACCCCACCCTTCACCATCTTAACATTGGGCGCTTCTAGCAGTAGCAGAGTCTAGTGAAGCTTCTGGCTACCTTCTTGGTTGAGGGCAGAATCGAGGGTGGAGCTGCGCGGGCTGAGCCGGCAGATTCTCCGGGACCCACGTGGAAGCCGCGCTCAGAATGGTAGGAGGAATGTTTGAGCTCCTGCTTTTGATGTTGGGGGTTCGCGGAGGGCTGGGGATGGTTCCTGGACTTGGGGCGGGTGGCTCTCGGGGCCCGGGCGTGTGTGGCTAGAAAGAGGTCGACCGGACCCGCTGTTCCCTAGCTGCGTCGTGAGGCCCGCCTTCGCCGGGAGTACCTGTACCGCAAGGCACGCGAGGAGTCGCAGCGAGCCgcccaggagaagaaagagaaggttcGGCGCGCGCTCGAAGGTATGCCTGTCGCCGCCCCTAGGCAGTTCTAAATGTGTCATTATGAAGACCATTGGTTTGCATTTTAAAACCCAACGGAATAAAACCCTTTTATTAGCATTTCTTAGTGTGGCTAAGAACACTGGGCCGTTTTCCTTGCCTGTTGGGTCTCCTGTTGGTTTGCAGATGCCCCTTCCGTGATGGTATGAGTTACTTACATTTGTGCTGCAGTATCCAGATTTTACAGTTTGCCTATTAATTTTGTTTACAGTGTGTTCTTACCAAATTTAAATTCTTTACGTTGTCCTATAGATATTTTACCTCCGCCCCCACcgcccttatttttctttttgctacctTCAGTACAAGGTAGCAAGAATATCTCACTGTCTTAGCATTGTTATGAttcccttgctttttaaaactgttgaATTGCAGagaacttaattttatttgagttgtTAATTAGGATCTAACTTTGCagtattttttccactttttttaaaaaagtattttctatgctttttatttGTCATACTAATGAAGAGTGTTACACATGCCTAATGGGAAGTCCCGTATCCATCCCTATTTTCTTGGTTCTTGTGTGGATGgaactttgttttctattctgaTAGTACTTTAGCTTAATAcctctaattatttaaaaaaacttttttttcaacgtttttatttatttttgggacagagagagacagagcatgaatgggggaggggcagagagagagggagacacagaatcggaaacaggctccaggctctgagccgtcagcccagagccccacgcggggctcgaactcacggaccgcgagatcgtgacctggctgaagtcggacgcttaaccgactgcgccacccaggcgccccgtcctctaattattttaaattcactttgaCTTTCTTATGGTATAGACAGAAAGTGcatatgttttgtatatatatgtttgcatTAAGCATTGTGTTAACCACTTGTGACCTATCTGCccacattagaaattaaaaatgctcaaTATATTGAAATTCAAGAATATTTACCCCAACTCAGATAACCACAGCATTGAATAGTGTTTGAAAATAAACcgtttccttgtttttctttgtgcttaTGTCATGCTTGTGTGTATCCCTAAATCATATGGCTcgatttttagttttaaatgtaatttttaggtTGTATGTATTCTTTCACAGCTTTATATTTTCACTCAGCATTGTTTCTAAGATCAGTTGAGTGTAGTGGGGGCTCCCATTTCCCTGTGCTTGGTATTGAGCTTATTTTTAGTTTGGGGCAGTTAAGAACAGCACTGCTGCTATGAACCTTTTCTTCCATGTGCAAGTATTTCTCCAGGGCATATTGGAAAGAAATCTTGGGTCTAAGGACATGTTCATATTCTGTACTTCAGCTCTGCCTACAGCCCAGCCCTTCTGCCAAGTACAGCTTTAGTTCACAGAAGAAACCTCTGACCCAAAGCATCAAGATTAGCagtttgggggcacttgggtggctcagtcggatttaagcatccgacttcagctcagttcatgatctcacagtttgtgagttccagtcccacctcaggctctacactgagtatGCAGACCCTGCAAGATTAGCAGTTTTGTTATCAGAGGGTTTCAGGATTTCTGGTCCA encodes:
- the CCDC115 gene encoding coiled-coil domain-containing protein 115 isoform X1 encodes the protein MANGDWTTWEEAGSRPQFLGPMAAPDLRAELDSLLLQLFQDLEELEAKRAALNARVEEGWLSLSKARYSMGAKSVGPLQYASLMEPQVCVYTSEAQDGLQRFWLVRASAQTPEEVGPREAVFLYPALRRRKGLTRTPEPESFPALRDPLNWFGILVPHSLRQAQASFREGLQLAADMATLQIRIDWGRSQLRGLQEKLKQLEPESA
- the CCDC115 gene encoding coiled-coil domain-containing protein 115 isoform X2 — protein: MANGDWTTWEEAGSRPQFLGPMAAPDLRAELDSLLLQLFQDLEELEAKRAALNARVEEGWLSLSKARYSMGAKSVGPLQYASLMEPQVCVYTSEAQDGLQRFWLVRASAQTPEEVGPREAALRRRKGLTRTPEPESFPALRDPLNWFGILVPHSLRQAQASFREGLQLAADMATLQIRIDWGRSQLRGLQEKLKQLEPESA